From Bradyrhizobium sp. NDS-1, the proteins below share one genomic window:
- a CDS encoding LysR family transcriptional regulator: protein MEMHQVRYFLAVAQLLNFTRAAEECNVTQPSLTRAIKQLEAELGGDLFRRERPAAQLTELGQRMHPLLKQCFDAAAGARSLASSFKSGEVGALRIALTHSIDLALLIPHLDQIKRQFNRLEFRFLRGSNREVGDFLKKGEAELGIAAEIDETWDRLDVWPLFTESFELVVGDGHRLAGRNSIELDDLRSEQLLSRTFCEHSRRIAASLREHGIEHGHEISSERDLIELVEADIGVAMVPHTSPLPEKLTRTAVAGLDARRTVSLYGVAGRQRTAVANAVMRMLRGADWREIAG from the coding sequence ATGGAAATGCACCAGGTCCGCTATTTCCTCGCGGTGGCGCAGCTGCTGAATTTCACGCGCGCGGCAGAGGAGTGCAACGTCACGCAGCCTTCGCTGACGCGCGCGATCAAGCAACTCGAGGCCGAGCTTGGCGGCGATCTGTTTCGCCGCGAGCGGCCGGCGGCGCAACTGACCGAGCTCGGCCAGCGCATGCATCCGCTCCTGAAGCAGTGTTTTGACGCCGCCGCCGGTGCGCGCTCGCTCGCCTCCTCGTTCAAGAGCGGCGAGGTCGGCGCGCTGCGCATTGCCTTGACGCATTCGATCGACCTCGCGCTGCTCATTCCCCATCTCGATCAGATCAAGCGGCAATTCAACCGGCTCGAATTCCGCTTCCTGCGCGGCTCGAATCGGGAGGTCGGCGACTTCCTCAAAAAGGGGGAAGCGGAGCTCGGCATCGCCGCCGAGATCGACGAGACCTGGGACCGGCTCGACGTCTGGCCGCTGTTCACCGAGAGCTTCGAGCTCGTGGTCGGTGACGGACATCGGCTGGCCGGCCGCAACAGCATCGAACTGGACGATCTGCGCTCGGAGCAACTGCTGAGCCGGACCTTCTGCGAGCACTCGCGACGCATCGCGGCGAGCCTGCGCGAGCACGGCATCGAGCATGGACACGAGATTTCAAGCGAGCGCGATCTGATCGAGCTCGTCGAGGCCGACATCGGCGTCGCCATGGTGCCGCACACTTCTCCCCTGCCGGAGAAGCTGACGCGAACCGCCGTCGCCGGGCTGGACGCCCGCCGCACAGTCAGCCTTTACGGGGTGGCCGGCCGGCAGCGCACGGCGGTCGCCAATGCCGTGATGCGTATGCTGCGCGGCGCAGACTGGCGCGAGATCGCGGGGTAG
- a CDS encoding peroxiredoxin-like family protein, whose product MTFLSPADAEQLRLAFQRCRDMEGTLNEQLRAYADASRTVFPAYGEAVDRLVARLGGNGGGEAAPRPGDAMPPFMLPDEGGRLVTLPSLLERGPLAVMFFRGHWCPYCRLNVRAVVQALDRIKAAGAQIVAVMPETQEYTRQLKAESGAPFPVLTDLDNGYALSLNLAIWLGAEIQDLLSYQDMAKFHGNDGWILPIPAVFVVGRDGIVKARFVDPDFRKRMEIDDLLAALEDASRES is encoded by the coding sequence ATGACATTCCTCTCGCCAGCCGATGCCGAACAGCTCAGACTTGCCTTCCAGCGCTGCCGCGACATGGAGGGCACGCTGAACGAACAGCTCCGCGCCTATGCCGATGCCAGCCGTACGGTCTTTCCGGCCTATGGCGAGGCCGTCGATCGCCTCGTGGCGAGACTGGGCGGGAACGGCGGTGGCGAAGCCGCGCCGCGCCCGGGCGATGCGATGCCGCCGTTCATGCTGCCGGACGAGGGCGGGCGTCTCGTCACGTTGCCTTCGTTGCTGGAGCGCGGCCCGCTGGCCGTCATGTTCTTCCGCGGCCATTGGTGTCCCTATTGCCGGCTCAATGTCCGCGCCGTGGTCCAGGCGCTCGATCGTATCAAGGCCGCCGGGGCGCAGATCGTTGCGGTCATGCCGGAGACGCAGGAATACACGAGGCAGCTCAAAGCCGAATCCGGCGCGCCGTTTCCGGTCCTGACCGATCTCGACAACGGCTATGCGCTGTCCCTCAATCTCGCGATCTGGCTTGGCGCCGAGATCCAGGACCTGTTGTCCTATCAGGACATGGCGAAATTCCACGGCAATGACGGCTGGATACTGCCGATCCCGGCCGTGTTCGTGGTCGGCCGCGACGGGATCGTCAAAGCCCGCTTCGTCGACCCCGATTTCCGCAAACGCATGGAGATCGATGATCTGCTCGCGGCGTTGGAGGATGCGAGCAGGGAGAGCTAG
- a CDS encoding cupin, producing MFKHRTLLRAVWPGLAVFAALTLSAQPVVAGECPAGKIKPNAQQMVDYKPVGVTDVTLGAIDLGKQPARIEGRELRFRKLTIEPGGIVPWHSHDDRPALIFVQQGEIVEYASNCVDPILHKAGDIRPEVHGTSHWWKNLGKDTVILYVGDVRKDPNDHHM from the coding sequence ATGTTCAAGCATCGCACATTGCTCCGCGCGGTCTGGCCGGGCCTCGCGGTCTTCGCCGCGCTTACGCTCTCGGCGCAGCCAGTCGTTGCCGGCGAGTGCCCGGCCGGCAAGATCAAGCCGAACGCCCAGCAGATGGTCGACTACAAGCCCGTCGGCGTGACCGATGTTACGCTCGGTGCGATCGACCTCGGCAAGCAGCCGGCCCGTATCGAGGGCCGCGAGCTGCGCTTCCGCAAGCTGACCATCGAGCCCGGCGGCATCGTGCCCTGGCACAGCCATGACGACCGTCCCGCGCTGATCTTCGTGCAGCAGGGCGAGATCGTCGAATACGCCTCCAACTGCGTCGATCCGATCTTGCACAAGGCCGGCGACATTCGTCCCGAAGTTCACGGCACCTCGCATTGGTGGAAGAACCTCGGCAAGGACACTGTCATTCTCTATGTCGGCGACGTCCGCAAGGATCCCAACGACCACCACATGTAA
- a CDS encoding MFS transporter, whose protein sequence is MTDLSAPIKPAATTMEAHAPGLALRSLVIGLTAFLTVVDLFATQAILPSLTRHYGVTPAAMGFAVNASTFGMAIASVIVGLFSPNIDRRTGILLSLTLLAIPTSLLASAPNLAVFTALRVAQGLCMASAFALTLAHLGEQCSAMDAGGAFAAYITGNVASNLVGRLISAAVADGLGLAWNFYFFAALNLAGAALVYFTIKHVPPMQAAAPAKSPLAAMIAHWRDPRLRAAFGIGFCILFAFIGTFTFVNFVLVRPPLTLGMMDLGLVYFVFLPSVVTTLLAGKVASKLGTRPTIWGALAVAGLGLPLMLMPHLSEVLAGMVLVGVGTFFAQAAATGFVGQAATDNRGIASGTYLACYFGGGLVGTAVLGRLFDAFGWRACVAGVGMALAAAAMLTFALRR, encoded by the coding sequence ATGACCGATCTTTCCGCGCCGATCAAACCGGCCGCAACGACGATGGAGGCGCACGCGCCGGGTCTGGCGCTCCGCTCGCTCGTGATCGGCCTTACCGCATTCCTGACCGTGGTCGACCTCTTCGCAACGCAGGCGATCCTGCCCTCGCTGACGCGGCACTACGGCGTCACGCCCGCGGCGATGGGGTTTGCCGTCAACGCCAGCACCTTCGGCATGGCCATTGCCAGCGTCATCGTCGGTCTTTTCAGCCCGAACATCGACCGGCGGACCGGGATCCTGCTCAGCCTGACGCTGCTGGCGATCCCGACCAGCCTGCTGGCCTCGGCGCCGAACCTTGCCGTCTTCACCGCCCTGCGCGTCGCGCAGGGTCTGTGCATGGCGTCCGCCTTCGCGTTGACGCTGGCTCATCTCGGCGAGCAATGCAGCGCGATGGACGCCGGCGGCGCCTTCGCGGCCTACATCACCGGAAACGTCGCGAGCAACCTCGTCGGCCGGCTGATCTCGGCGGCGGTCGCCGATGGGCTCGGCCTCGCCTGGAATTTCTATTTCTTCGCGGCCCTCAATCTGGCGGGCGCGGCGCTGGTTTACTTCACGATCAAGCACGTGCCGCCGATGCAGGCGGCGGCGCCGGCGAAATCTCCGCTGGCGGCCATGATCGCGCATTGGCGTGATCCGCGATTGCGCGCGGCCTTCGGCATCGGCTTCTGCATCCTGTTCGCCTTCATCGGCACCTTCACCTTCGTCAATTTCGTTCTGGTCCGGCCGCCGCTGACACTGGGGATGATGGATCTGGGCCTCGTCTATTTCGTCTTCCTTCCATCGGTCGTCACGACGCTTCTGGCCGGCAAGGTGGCATCAAAGCTCGGAACGCGTCCGACGATCTGGGGCGCGCTCGCAGTTGCCGGGCTGGGCCTGCCCTTGATGCTGATGCCGCATCTGAGCGAAGTCCTCGCCGGCATGGTTCTGGTCGGCGTCGGCACCTTCTTCGCGCAGGCCGCTGCCACCGGCTTCGTCGGACAGGCGGCGACCGACAACCGCGGCATCGCCAGCGGGACCTATCTTGCGTGCTATTTTGGCGGCGGGCTGGTCGGCACGGCCGTGCTCGGTCGTCTGTTCGACGCCTTCGGCTGGCGTGCATGTGTCGCCGGGGTCGGCATGGCGCTTGCGGCCGCGGCCATGCTCACCTTCGCCCTGAGGCGCTAA
- the ccoS gene encoding cbb3-type cytochrome oxidase assembly protein CcoS: protein MEILVILVPLALMLGGAGLVAFLWSLRSGQYDDLDGAAWRAIADDEPPQEAPAKR, encoded by the coding sequence ATGGAAATCCTGGTCATCCTCGTTCCACTGGCGCTGATGCTCGGAGGTGCCGGTCTCGTCGCCTTCCTGTGGTCGCTCAGAAGCGGCCAGTACGACGATCTCGACGGCGCCGCCTGGCGCGCCATCGCCGACGACGAGCCACCGCAGGAAGCGCCGGCCAAGCGTTAG
- a CDS encoding cation-translocating P-type ATPase, with product MHVTRDFSHYVRTAGEGVQHIDLAVEGVHCAGCMAKIERGLSAIPDVTLARVNLTDRRVALEWKAGTLDPSRFIDRLDELGYKAYPFETESAEVAEVAESRLLLRCLGVAAFATMNVMMLSIPVWSGNVSDMLPEQRDFFHWLSALIALPAAAYAGQPFFRSAWRALSAKTTNMDVPISIGVILALGMSVVETIHHAEHAYFDAAIMLLTFLLVGRFLDQNMRRRTRAVAGNLAALKAETAAKFVGPDEISQVPVAAIHPGDIVLLRPGERCAVDGTVIEGRSEIDQSLITGETLYVTAGQGTPVYAGSMNISGTLRVRVSAASEATLLAEITRLLDNALQARSRYMRLADRASRLYAPVVHATALITILGWVIAGASWHDAIVTGVAVLIITCPCALGLAIPTVQTIASGAMFKSGVLLNSGDAIERLAETDHVIFDKTGTLTLPDLEVMNAADLPADVFELAGRLALSSHHPVAAAVAQAAAARSPVVGAVEETGQGVRATVDGVEIRLGRPSFCGAEALVGSAMVDPEASIVAFSKGEERFILSVRQGLRPDAQTVIAALKARNIGIEILSGDREQAVKAAAHALDIPEWRAGVTPADKIARIEELKRRGAKVLMVGDGMNDAPSLAAAHVSMSPISAAHLSQATADLVFLGRPLAPVVAAIDASRKALHLMRQNLWLAIGYNVLAVPVAISGVVTPLIAAAAMSGSSILVMLNSLRARSASREIV from the coding sequence ATGCACGTCACGCGGGATTTCTCGCACTACGTCCGGACCGCGGGCGAGGGCGTCCAGCACATCGATCTCGCGGTCGAAGGCGTTCACTGCGCCGGCTGCATGGCCAAGATCGAACGCGGCCTGTCTGCCATCCCCGACGTCACGCTGGCGCGCGTCAACCTGACCGACCGCCGCGTCGCGCTGGAATGGAAAGCGGGCACGCTCGATCCTTCCCGCTTCATCGATCGGCTCGATGAGCTCGGCTACAAGGCCTATCCGTTCGAGACCGAGAGTGCGGAGGTGGCGGAGGTCGCCGAATCGCGACTCCTGCTGCGCTGCCTCGGCGTCGCGGCGTTCGCCACCATGAACGTGATGATGCTGTCGATCCCGGTATGGTCGGGTAACGTCTCGGACATGCTGCCCGAGCAGCGCGACTTCTTCCACTGGCTGTCGGCGTTGATCGCATTGCCGGCGGCGGCCTATGCCGGTCAGCCGTTCTTCCGCTCGGCCTGGCGCGCGCTGTCGGCGAAGACAACCAACATGGACGTGCCGATCTCGATCGGGGTGATCCTGGCGCTCGGCATGTCCGTGGTCGAGACCATCCACCACGCCGAGCACGCCTATTTCGACGCGGCGATCATGCTGCTGACCTTCCTGCTGGTCGGGCGATTCCTCGACCAGAACATGCGGCGGCGGACCCGCGCCGTCGCCGGCAATCTTGCGGCGCTGAAGGCGGAGACGGCCGCGAAGTTCGTCGGCCCTGACGAAATCTCGCAGGTGCCGGTGGCCGCGATCCATCCCGGCGACATCGTGCTGCTCAGGCCCGGCGAGCGCTGCGCGGTCGATGGCACGGTGATCGAGGGACGTTCGGAGATCGACCAGAGCCTGATCACCGGCGAGACGCTCTATGTCACGGCCGGGCAGGGCACGCCGGTCTATGCGGGCTCCATGAACATCTCCGGCACCCTGCGGGTGCGGGTCTCGGCCGCGTCCGAGGCGACGCTGCTCGCCGAGATCACGCGGCTGCTCGACAACGCGCTGCAGGCGCGCTCGCGCTACATGCGCCTCGCCGACCGCGCCTCGCGGCTGTACGCGCCGGTGGTGCATGCGACCGCGTTGATCACCATTCTCGGCTGGGTCATTGCCGGCGCGTCCTGGCATGATGCAATCGTAACCGGCGTCGCCGTGCTGATCATCACCTGTCCCTGCGCGCTGGGGCTTGCTATTCCGACCGTGCAGACGATCGCCTCCGGCGCGATGTTCAAGTCCGGCGTGCTGCTGAATTCCGGCGACGCGATCGAGCGGTTGGCCGAGACCGACCATGTCATCTTCGACAAGACCGGCACGCTGACGCTCCCCGATCTCGAAGTGATGAATGCCGCGGACCTTCCCGCCGATGTCTTCGAGCTCGCCGGCCGCCTCGCGCTGTCGAGCCATCATCCGGTTGCCGCCGCCGTCGCGCAGGCGGCCGCCGCCAGATCACCTGTCGTCGGTGCGGTCGAGGAGACCGGACAGGGCGTCCGTGCGACCGTGGACGGCGTCGAGATTCGTCTCGGCCGTCCATCTTTCTGCGGAGCGGAGGCATTGGTCGGCAGTGCCATGGTCGATCCCGAAGCCTCCATCGTCGCTTTCAGCAAGGGCGAGGAAAGGTTCATCCTCTCGGTCCGCCAAGGCCTGCGTCCGGATGCACAGACCGTGATCGCGGCACTGAAGGCGCGCAACATCGGCATCGAGATTCTCTCCGGCGACCGCGAGCAGGCGGTGAAGGCGGCGGCCCATGCGCTTGACATTCCCGAATGGCGCGCCGGCGTCACCCCGGCCGACAAGATCGCGCGGATCGAGGAATTGAAGCGGCGCGGCGCGAAAGTGCTGATGGTCGGCGACGGCATGAACGACGCGCCCTCGCTCGCGGCAGCCCATGTCTCGATGTCGCCGATCTCGGCCGCGCATCTGAGCCAGGCCACTGCCGACCTCGTCTTCCTCGGCCGGCCGCTGGCTCCGGTGGTCGCGGCCATCGACGCTTCGCGCAAGGCGCTGCACCTGATGCGGCAGAACCTCTGGCTTGCGATCGGTTACAATGTCCTGGCGGTGCCGGTTGCCATCAGCGGCGTGGTGACGCCCCTGATCGCGGCGGCTGCAATGAGCGGATCCTCGATCCTGGTCATGCTGAATTCGCTGCGCGCGCGCAGCGCCTCGCGGGAGATCGTGTGA
- a CDS encoding FixH family protein, with the protein MASAPKPLTGTKVFLMLVAFFGLVIGVNVTMMKLAIATLPGTDVDSPYAAGLTYDREISAAHDQALRKWKVNAHIERRSDGGAVVQVEARDAGGQPIAGLRFGGRLERPTDKRADLAVELTEAGIGLYRGNAASVGPGQWDLVIEGEARGTRVFLSRNRVILN; encoded by the coding sequence ATGGCATCCGCCCCGAAGCCGCTGACCGGAACGAAGGTCTTCCTGATGCTGGTCGCATTCTTCGGTCTCGTGATCGGCGTCAACGTCACCATGATGAAGCTGGCGATCGCGACGCTGCCCGGCACCGATGTCGACAGCCCCTATGCCGCGGGCCTGACCTACGACCGCGAGATCTCGGCGGCGCATGACCAGGCGCTGCGCAAATGGAAGGTCAACGCCCATATCGAGCGCCGCAGCGACGGCGGCGCCGTGGTCCAGGTCGAAGCGCGCGATGCCGGCGGTCAGCCGATCGCCGGACTGAGATTTGGCGGACGCCTGGAGCGGCCGACCGACAAGCGCGCCGATCTCGCCGTCGAGCTCACCGAGGCCGGCATCGGCCTCTATCGTGGCAATGCCGCGTCCGTCGGGCCGGGTCAATGGGATCTGGTGATCGAGGGCGAGGCGCGGGGAACGCGCGTGTTCTTGTCGCGCAACCGCGTGATCCTGAACTGA
- the ccoG gene encoding cytochrome c oxidase accessory protein CcoG produces the protein MNKIVNPKELKPADDSGPLYAAHKKVYPQSVSGTFRRIKWGLMAFCLGVYYFLPFVRWNRGLGAPSQAVLIDLPNSRFYFFFIELWPQEVYYFTGLLIVAAVALFLMNSVGGRIWCGYLCPQTVWTDLFYAVERLIEGDRRERMKKDKSSDPMKLERISEIVLKHSIWLMIAWWTGGAWVLYFNDAPTLVKELVTFQGPMIAYIWIGILTATTYLLAGYMREQVCTYMCPWPRIQAALTDEWALNVTYRYDRGEKRTSVKKAAELRALGEQVGDCVDCYQCVAVCPTGIDIRNGPQMECIQCGLCIDACDNVMTKIGRPKRLIGYDNDINIHRRQEGKAPIYRVVRPRTIVYSAIIVAIGGFMVYTLATRSLLDVNVLHDRNPVAVKLSDGSIRNAYTVRLLNKSGYDRVIAIDANGPANATIHVIGVDSVTPDRPMIVIPRDSTSELRLLVTAPAENNPEKSVPVRFHVTDIGLGEVASATDNFVSP, from the coding sequence ATGAACAAGATCGTCAACCCGAAAGAGCTGAAGCCGGCGGACGATAGCGGGCCGCTTTATGCGGCCCACAAGAAGGTCTATCCCCAGAGCGTCTCCGGAACGTTCCGTCGCATCAAATGGGGCCTGATGGCGTTCTGCCTCGGCGTCTATTATTTCCTGCCTTTCGTGCGCTGGAACCGCGGCCTCGGCGCTCCCAGCCAGGCCGTTCTGATCGATCTTCCCAACAGCCGCTTCTACTTCTTCTTCATCGAGCTGTGGCCGCAGGAGGTCTACTACTTCACCGGCCTGCTGATCGTGGCTGCGGTGGCGCTGTTCCTGATGAACTCGGTCGGCGGCCGGATCTGGTGCGGCTATCTCTGTCCGCAGACCGTCTGGACCGACCTGTTCTACGCCGTCGAACGTCTGATCGAGGGCGACCGGCGCGAGCGGATGAAGAAGGACAAATCGTCCGACCCGATGAAGCTCGAGCGCATCTCCGAGATCGTGCTCAAGCATTCGATCTGGCTCATGATCGCCTGGTGGACCGGCGGCGCCTGGGTGCTCTACTTCAACGATGCGCCGACGCTGGTGAAGGAGCTCGTCACCTTCCAGGGGCCCATGATCGCCTACATCTGGATCGGCATCCTCACCGCGACGACCTATCTGCTCGCCGGCTACATGCGCGAGCAGGTCTGCACCTATATGTGCCCGTGGCCGCGGATCCAGGCCGCACTCACCGACGAATGGGCACTCAACGTCACCTACCGCTACGACCGCGGCGAGAAGCGCACGTCGGTCAAGAAGGCCGCCGAGCTGCGTGCGCTCGGCGAGCAGGTCGGCGATTGCGTCGATTGCTACCAGTGCGTCGCGGTTTGCCCCACCGGCATCGACATCCGCAACGGACCGCAGATGGAATGCATCCAGTGCGGTCTCTGCATCGACGCCTGCGACAACGTGATGACGAAAATCGGCCGGCCGAAGCGCCTGATCGGCTACGACAACGACATCAACATCCATCGCCGCCAGGAAGGCAAGGCGCCGATCTACCGCGTCGTCCGGCCCCGCACCATCGTCTACAGCGCGATCATCGTGGCCATCGGCGGCTTCATGGTCTACACGCTGGCGACGCGCAGCCTGCTCGACGTCAACGTGTTGCACGACCGAAATCCGGTCGCGGTCAAGCTCAGCGACGGCTCGATCCGCAACGCCTACACGGTGCGCCTGCTGAACAAGAGCGGCTACGACCGCGTCATCGCGATCGACGCGAACGGTCCGGCCAACGCGACCATTCACGTGATCGGCGTCGATTCGGTGACGCCGGATCGGCCGATGATCGTGATCCCGCGCGACTCCACCAGCGAGCTGCGGCTGCTCGTCACCGCGCCGGCCGAGAACAATCCGGAGAAGTCGGTCCCCGTCCGTTTCCACGTTACCGATATCGGGCTCGGCGAAGTCGCTTCCGCCACCGACAATTTCGTCTCTCCTTGA
- the ccoP gene encoding cytochrome-c oxidase, cbb3-type subunit III: MTDHSSDIDTVTGKSTTGHEWDGIKELNTPLPRWWVICFYLTIVWSIGYWVVYPAWPLISSNTTGMFGYSSRADVAVELANLEKIRGDKMVALGAASLADIEKDPALLALARAKGKTVFGDNCAPCHGSGGAGAKGYPNLNDDEWLWGGTLDQIMQTIQFGVRSGHAKTHEGQMLAFGKDGVLKSDEIVTVANYVRSLAGLSTRNGFDAAKGEKIFAENCAACHGDAGKGNQELGAPNLTDKIWLYGSDEASLIETIGQGRAGVMPAWEGRLDPATIKAMAVYVHSLGGGK, translated from the coding sequence ATGACCGACCATTCTAGCGACATCGATACCGTCACCGGCAAGTCCACGACCGGACACGAGTGGGACGGCATCAAGGAGCTCAACACGCCGCTGCCGCGCTGGTGGGTGATCTGCTTCTACCTCACCATCGTCTGGTCGATCGGCTACTGGGTCGTCTATCCGGCCTGGCCGCTGATCTCCAGCAACACCACGGGCATGTTCGGTTACTCCTCGCGCGCCGACGTCGCGGTCGAACTCGCCAACCTCGAGAAGATCCGCGGTGACAAGATGGTGGCGCTGGGCGCGGCCTCGCTCGCCGACATCGAGAAGGACCCGGCCTTGCTGGCGCTCGCACGCGCCAAGGGCAAGACCGTGTTCGGCGACAATTGCGCGCCCTGCCACGGCTCTGGTGGCGCCGGCGCCAAGGGCTATCCGAACCTGAACGACGACGAATGGCTGTGGGGCGGCACGCTCGACCAGATCATGCAGACCATCCAGTTCGGCGTGCGGTCCGGCCATGCCAAGACGCATGAGGGCCAGATGCTCGCCTTCGGCAAGGACGGCGTGCTGAAGAGCGACGAGATCGTCACCGTCGCCAATTACGTGCGGTCGCTGGCGGGCCTTTCGACCCGCAACGGCTTCGATGCCGCCAAGGGCGAGAAGATCTTCGCGGAGAATTGCGCCGCCTGTCACGGCGATGCCGGCAAAGGCAACCAGGAGTTGGGCGCACCGAACCTGACCGACAAGATCTGGCTCTACGGCTCCGACGAGGCGAGCCTGATCGAGACCATCGGCCAGGGCCGCGCCGGCGTGATGCCGGCCTGGGAAGGCCGGCTCGATCCCGCCACCATCAAGGCGATGGCGGTCTACGTCCACTCGCTCGGTGGCGGCAAATAA
- a CDS encoding cbb3-type cytochrome oxidase subunit 3 — MKAILTVHNLASDLVTTIWTPVFVAIFLAIIAYAFWPRNKAVFDKAAHLPLREE; from the coding sequence ATGAAAGCCATCCTGACAGTCCATAATCTAGCGTCCGATCTCGTGACGACGATCTGGACACCGGTGTTCGTCGCGATCTTTCTCGCGATCATCGCCTACGCATTCTGGCCCCGTAACAAGGCTGTGTTCGACAAAGCCGCGCACCTGCCCTTGCGGGAGGAGTAG
- the ccoO gene encoding cytochrome-c oxidase, cbb3-type subunit II has protein sequence MSFWTRHQIFEKNSIILIVGILLVIAVGGLVEITPLFYLKSTIEKVDGVRPYTPLELVGRNVYVREGCYLCHSQMVRPLRDEVERYGHFSLAAESMYDHPFQWGSKRTGPDLARVGAKYSDDWHVTHLTNPRAIVPQSVMPGYPFLSKNEIDPDAIAGDMRALRTVGVPYSDEQIANAAADLKAQADPENAGTDAFGKRYAKAVVRNFDGKIGTPTEMDALVAYLQMLGTLVDFKIYNEKANLR, from the coding sequence ATGTCGTTCTGGACACGTCACCAAATCTTCGAAAAGAACTCGATCATCCTGATCGTCGGCATCCTGCTGGTGATCGCGGTCGGTGGTCTCGTCGAGATCACCCCGCTGTTCTACCTCAAGAGCACGATCGAGAAGGTCGACGGGGTCAGGCCCTATACGCCGCTGGAGCTCGTGGGCCGCAACGTCTACGTTCGCGAGGGCTGCTATCTCTGCCATTCGCAGATGGTCCGGCCGTTGCGCGACGAGGTCGAACGTTACGGCCACTTCTCGCTCGCCGCCGAGAGCATGTACGATCACCCGTTCCAGTGGGGCTCCAAGCGTACCGGACCCGATCTTGCCCGCGTCGGCGCCAAATACTCCGACGACTGGCACGTCACCCATCTGACCAATCCGCGCGCGATCGTGCCGCAGTCGGTGATGCCGGGCTATCCGTTCCTCAGCAAGAACGAGATCGACCCCGATGCGATCGCCGGCGACATGCGCGCGCTCAGGACCGTCGGCGTCCCCTACAGCGACGAGCAGATCGCCAATGCGGCCGCCGACCTGAAGGCCCAGGCCGACCCCGAGAATGCCGGCACCGACGCCTTCGGCAAGCGCTACGCCAAGGCCGTCGTGCGCAACTTCGACGGCAAGATCGGTACGCCGACCGAGATGGACGCGCTGGTCGCGTACCTGCAGATGCTCGGCACGCTGGTCGACTTCAAGATCTACAACGAGAAAGCCAATCTTCGCTGA